A genome region from Methanobacterium sp. includes the following:
- a CDS encoding DegT/DnrJ/EryC1/StrS family aminotransferase produces MELFFKMPSKEAREAMCDASLELGNRFMGNEYKKNAEDAIKKVTGHEHARVMGSGNAAIMAAMSTMKGPVMIPDQGGWSGFRKIAEFYGLELTYLSTKMGVIHLETLEEQVKLKSPESLFITSFAGYMAEQPVKGIYDICEDNGVILVEDASGSVGDPLKNLACGDHSHVMVASTGSPKIVNVGNGGFISTNEPGIFNNAGFILKTLQSSPVTCAGLVEEIKKTPGNLVKTIAACEFLKKEIEYVLHPEKRGINIAIPHDEPKSIARLLRNNLKVMGGGMITVCPRYDRINQPAVCLEVKNLDIECLKKENLRKIVEIVKNTI; encoded by the coding sequence ATGGAACTTTTCTTTAAAATGCCGTCAAAAGAAGCCAGGGAAGCCATGTGTGATGCTTCCCTCGAACTTGGAAACCGGTTCATGGGTAATGAGTATAAAAAAAATGCTGAAGATGCTATAAAAAAGGTTACAGGTCATGAACATGCCCGGGTGATGGGTAGTGGTAATGCGGCCATTATGGCTGCTATGAGCACCATGAAAGGGCCAGTTATGATTCCAGACCAGGGCGGTTGGAGTGGTTTTAGGAAGATTGCTGAGTTTTATGGGCTTGAATTGACATATTTATCCACCAAGATGGGTGTTATTCATCTGGAGACACTGGAAGAACAAGTGAAACTAAAAAGTCCTGAGTCTCTTTTCATTACCAGTTTTGCAGGTTACATGGCTGAGCAACCAGTTAAGGGGATTTACGATATCTGTGAGGATAATGGGGTGATTCTGGTGGAGGATGCTTCCGGATCAGTTGGTGATCCCCTGAAGAACCTTGCCTGTGGTGACCATTCCCATGTTATGGTGGCCTCCACTGGATCCCCTAAGATTGTTAATGTGGGTAATGGGGGGTTTATCTCCACCAATGAACCTGGAATTTTTAATAATGCGGGTTTCATCCTGAAAACACTCCAAAGTAGCCCGGTTACTTGTGCTGGCCTGGTAGAAGAAATTAAAAAAACTCCTGGAAATCTGGTTAAAACTATTGCTGCCTGTGAATTTCTGAAAAAAGAAATTGAATATGTTTTGCACCCTGAAAAGCGAGGAATAAACATAGCCATTCCACACGATGAACCAAAATCCATAGCCCGTTTACTTAGAAATAACCTTAAAGTAATGGGCGGAGGTATGATAACTGTTTGTCCTCGTTATGATAGAATTAATCAACCTGCGGTTTGTTTAGAAGTGAAAAATTTGGATATTGAATGCTTGAAAAAAGAAAATCTCAGGAAAATAGTGGAAATTGTGAAGAATACTATTTAA